The window GATGAAATCAACATCAGCAAgcacaaacagagcctatgattttGTTTCATTTTGTTGTGTGGGTGGGTGATGGGCTTGGCTTACTCGTGGTCGATGATCTTCTCGGGGATGCGCTGGCCGGGGACCTTGCAGATGCGGGGGAACTGGGTGCTCTTGAGGATCTCGGCGACGTCGGAGTTGCGGCGGACCTCGTCGCCGTCCTTCTCGCCGGAGGCCAGGTGGCTGCACACGAAGCACACGCTGGTCTGGTGCAGCGTCATGCTCATGGCGATGCAGCCCTTGTTGCCGAGGCGGCCCATGATGCCGCGCCCCACGGAGTCCACCCGGAGGTGGCCGATGTTCTGCACCAGCTCCCGCCGCACCCACACCGACAGGAAGATGCCCACCATCTGCTTGCTCGCGATCAGGCAGTAGTTCATGCCGCCGCCGGCCTCGGGTCCCGCGGGCGTCATCATcgccgacgaggaggagcaggatgGGTCCGGGTCGTCGGCGCTGGACGTGGAGGCCTCGACGCGGTAGATGAAGTCCCGCATCTCCCTGGCGCGGCGGTGCATGGTGGAGGGGTCGGCCATGCAGGTGCAGGTCTTGACGAGCGCGCTGTTGACGCGGTAGCTCTTGCTGAGCGCCTTGAGGGTCGGCTTCTGGAAGAGGAGCGCGCCGCTGCTGGAGGACCTGGGGATGGACGGGCGGgcccgggaggaggaggaggaggcgacggaCTCCGTCGGCGACAGCTCGTCGCCGGACGACGGCTGGTCCTGCTGCGCCTgcgcctgcgcctgctgctggtgctgctgctgctgctggggcTTGTTCAGCGCCTGGTAGATGAGCGCCAGCCACTTGGCCGCCGGCTCGTTGTCCTCCACCACCAGCACGTTGCCCGCGTTCAGCGGCACGATCTCCTGGAACCTGCATGCGCCCATATAGATCATAATTCATATCGAAAAATGTGCAGCATCGATCATAGTTTCATTGAAAATTTGCAGGGAGATCCTGTACGTACGTACCCTAGGACGTATATGTCGGGTAGCCCTTCTATCTGGAGAAAATCCTCTAGGTTAAGGCTGCTGTTAGGGGGCCTCCCGCCCACGTTCCACGTGCCCACGAACACCCTGCAACGCAATGCCATCAACTTGACAAAGATCAGCCTCTTCTTTCAGACAAAAAGTTCAGACGAAAACTGAAGATCATGTTCTCTTCTCTTGCTTACCTGTACTCCCGTGTGTCGACGTTCCTGTTGGGCGAGTCGAGGCAGCTCAGGGTCAGGCTCTCGATCCGCGTCGCGCAATGCCGATCTGCCACGAcacgacaccaaaggaaaaaagaaaCGCAATGTGATCCATCGATCACGACGAGCACACACACATACGTACGTGCACATTTCTCCCCCAAAAACGATGAGAGCTCACCTGAGACGCTTTTGCGGACGGCGGGGGACGCGTCCAGGAACTCCTCCGCCCTCGCCGTCGCGGAGTCCGCCCTCTCGCCGTATTTCTCTTCCAAATCTGCCATGCCAAGAAGACCAGGCAACCGTCAGAAACAGAGGAGGCCGACGATCCTCCGGCGCCGAATAGCTAGCAAGGGAACGCACCGAAGAGGAAGTCTCGGTCTCGGCGGGAGGGAGGGCGCTTGTCGGAGCTGCCGGCGCCGCTGCGGCCCTTCTTGCGGAAGATGTTGGACATGAAGGACttcttcttcttgccattcttGGCGAGCTCGTCGGCGGAGGCGGGCTTGGGGATGTCGCGGGGGACGGCATTGCTGCTGAGgctgtggtggtggtgggttgacaTTCAGCCGCTGGCGGTCGCGGTCGCGGTAAAAAGGAGGGGACGGCGTGATGCATGGACCCTCGTCCGGGACGGGCGCCTCGCCTGTCTTGTGTCGTAAAAGGCAGCTCCTTtttttcctctcttcttcctcccccctccACGGAGCCCGGCAGGGCAGGCAACAAGGCGAGAGCGAAATGTGGAGTGGTGGGCGCAGGAGGCAAAGTGGGGGCGAAAATGGGTGGCGGGGAGGGAATTGTGTTGCCCGGGCCTTCAAAAATGAATGAACGGGCGCCTGGTGTTCTTTTCTTTCTTGCAAAAAAATGATTCAGATCTATTATTAAAGTTCTGCAGAAGTACAAAGCAtcttaaacataataaaaattgataaaaattacattgagattccAAGACCCCCAAACCACCACTATTGCCGCCAGAACGCGCCACTGTCGCCGCTCCTCTTTCGGAGTCGGCTTGACCTTATCGATGACAGCCGgaaagtcttcgtgcacgtgcccaTAAGGACCAGCGCCCTGGAGCCACAGGCGTCGCCGTTGAACCCTTGCATAGATCTGGAGCACCTGCCACCAAATTTCGCCACAAGACAAGAAACTCTAACCTCACCGTCCCAAAGGGACCGCAGGAATTTACGCCGTAGCTCCGTCGACTACGTCCAGCTGGACGAACTCGAAAAAATAGCGCCGCCATTTGTCTGAGCACTGCACTTGCGAGGACTAAAAAGCgctaacctaaactactaaccaGAGTGGAGGCACCGGGCTTTCcctccccgccaccgccgccgaaacGGCAAGCAGAGGGGATGCGAATCCACGAGCTCGCCGGCCGAAGTTTGAAGAGAAGAGTTCGCCCTAGCtacgcaaggaaaacaagaagcCGATTGTTCAGGGAGGGAGCCTACGATGCTAGCTATGGATGCACAACCCCTTTGGTTTCTTCTTGCCTTCTTGCTgcttttttctgtttattttttaaCTTGCGTTTTTTAGCAACTAAAGTGTGTCATGATATGAGCACTGTGATTTTTAGGCGTCAAATCAGACTCCCTAGGATGCTCTTGGAATGTGTCTGGTCTGGGTACTGCTGGGTTAAGTACAGTATGATGCGTGTTTGAATCTCACGGAGAGATGCATGCCAGCCGTGCTAGGGGGAGTGGGGCGGTAAATAAAATATGAATGAACAAGTCAAAACAGCGGGCATTAGTAGATAAGATGTGCCAGCCGAAGTTTCAGGTCACATGTGGACGGTGCATATTTTCATCTAGTGCCAACGTTGACCTCAGCTCAGATCCACAGGTTTTCTATCACCCACTTTTCCAACTTCAGACTCCATACCAT is drawn from Triticum dicoccoides isolate Atlit2015 ecotype Zavitan chromosome 6B, WEW_v2.0, whole genome shotgun sequence and contains these coding sequences:
- the LOC119322494 gene encoding type I inositol polyphosphate 5-phosphatase 5-like, encoding MSTHHHHSLSSNAVPRDIPKPASADELAKNGKKKKSFMSNIFRKKGRSGAGSSDKRPPSRRDRDFLFDLEEKYGERADSATARAEEFLDASPAVRKSVSDRHCATRIESLTLSCLDSPNRNVDTREYRVFVGTWNVGGRPPNSSLNLEDFLQIEGLPDIYVLGFQEIVPLNAGNVLVVEDNEPAAKWLALIYQALNKPQQQQQHQQQAQAQAQQDQPSSGDELSPTESVASSSSSRARPSIPRSSSSGALLFQKPTLKALSKSYRVNSALVKTCTCMADPSTMHRRAREMRDFIYRVEASTSSADDPDPSCSSSSAMMTPAGPEAGGGMNYCLIASKQMVGIFLSVWVRRELVQNIGHLRVDSVGRGIMGRLGNKGCIAMSMTLHQTSVCFVCSHLASGEKDGDEVRRNSDVAEILKSTQFPRICKVPGQRIPEKIIDHDRIIWLGDLNYRVALSYDETRVLLEQNDWDTLLENDQLMIERQAGRVFKGWKEGKIYFAPTYKYKLNSDTYAGETTKSKRKRRTPSWCDRILWHGKGIEQLQYIRGEHRFSDHRPVCSVFVVEADANNGSRIRKGYSTLDSRVHCESPLPIPQRHSFYDF